GACCTTGCTGGAAAAAAAAAAGCGTGTTCTTTGAACTTGAATACTGGAAATATATTCCAGTACGTCATATTCTTGATGTGATGCACATTGAGAAGAATTGTTGCGATGCCATAATTGGGACCCTCTTGAATATTCCTGGTAAGACAAAGGATGGAGCTGCTTGCCGTTTGGACATGGTCGATATGGGCATCAAAACTGACTTGAAAGTGGTAGCTGGGGAGAAAAAGGCCAAGTTGCCTTTGGCTAGTTGGAATTTACTGCATCATGAGAAAAAAATAGTCTGCCGATCCTTTTTTGGAATGTCAGTTCCTACACGCTTCTCCTCAAATATTAGTAATCTGGTCTCCATGGAAGATTTAAAAATGGTCGGTCTTAAGTCACATGACTGCCACACAGTGATGCAGTACCTACTCCCCGTTGCATTAAGATCAGTTCTAGAGAAGCCTGTTAGGTATGCCATTATTCGGTTCTGCCTGTTTTTTAAGGCAATTTGTAGTAAAGTCATAGATGTTTCTAGACTTAAACAAATGCAAGCAGATCTGGTTGATACTGTTTGTTTGCTTGAAAAATTCTTCCCACCTTCATTTTTCGATATTATGATTCATCTAACAGTACATCTTGTTAGAGAAGTTGAATGGTGTGGCCTTGTGTTTTTCCGATGGATGTTCCCATTCGAGAGGTACATGAAAGAACTCAAAGGGTATGTTAAAAATCAACATTTTCCTGAGGGCTGCATGGCTGAGAAGTATATTGTTGAAGAAGCTGTAGAGTATTTAGAAGAGCGTATCCATTCTGAAGGTGGTATCACTGTGGGAATTCCATTGACAAGCAAAGCTGGAAACTACAAACAGAGCAGGCCCTTATCACGGCCACTATCATACTTGTGTACGGAAAGCATATGCATCTTGCACACCTTTGTGTCTTACAAAATACTGAAGACGTCCAGCCCTAAATCAAGTAAGTGTATACATCAGCCTTTTTTATTTTTTTATATTTCAATACCCTTTAACTTTAAAGTTTTTCCGAGCTTAATGGTTTTCCTTGTTCTTCGGTCTAGGGAGCACAATGAATATTTGGAGTTGATTTACCCAAATAACGTGAAGAACAAGAAGTGGATGAGGGAAAAACATAATGCAACATTTCCAGACTGGTTAAAAGAAAGGGTAAGTGAAATTATATACTATGTGATGGTACAAGTGTTATTTTACAAAAATTGAAAATGTATGTCACATAGGCTTCCTCCTTTTTTAATGAGCAATCGTTGTGGCAGGTTGCAAATCAATTGAGGCTGAAATCCGATAAAGATTCACAAACATTAAGGTGGATGGCTGCTGGTCCCAAAAATCAAGTGTCAACCTATGCCGCTTACCATGTCAATGGAGTTGACTACAACACCAAAGAGAGAGACAGCGTTTGATCATTTCAAAACAACAGTGTAACATTGCTTGCCAACGCAATGCAAGTTGCAAGTGCGAGAGATCAAAATCCATCCAACGGTGCTATGGACTTCTATGGAGTTATTAGAAGTATATGGGAGGTGGACTACTATAAGTTTAGGGTTCCTGTGTTCCACTGTGATTGGGTTGAGAGTACTAGAGCCGTCAAAGTAGACGAACTTGGGTTTACGTTGGTGAAATTGAATAGGTTAGGGCATTTAAACAATCCTTTTGTGTTAGCTACACATGTGAAACAAATATTTTATATTGAGGATCCCCTAGATGCGGAATGGTCAATAGTCGTGAGGTGCCCGAATATAGACTACCATGGGGTTGATGATGACGATGAGGTTGAAGACACAGATGAACAATCGTTCATTCCAGCAATGCCATCAGTTGACACATTTGATGATGTAGATGAGAATCACCCTGCCAGACATATGCGTGATGGCAATGAAGGAATATGGATTGATAATAGTAGCTTACCTGGTCACGTTAATAGTGAATTTGAAGGCAATGAATGGAATGCTAGCTAATAGGACTGTAATCTTAATATAATTGAAGTTATTAGAACAACAGTCTGATGTTTTGTTTGAAATGTGATTGATATATTTTCTTTTAACACATAACATTGTTGCCTTAATTATGAAGAGTGTGTTTTTCTGTATTGTCCTATTTTTCTCGACATTATTGTTCTTCTTTTTTAACCTCAGTATGCTAGCTGACCAGTCTTTTTTAAATGGGTTTCAGGTAATGGGACCAGCAAAGAAAGGTCTTAACTCTTTAGGTTCAAAGAAGGGACAAAAAAAACGGGCAGTTGCAGAAGTTATTGCTTCCAGAATCAAGGCGACGCGACAAAAGCCGGCTATAGCTTATGATAGTATTCCAGCAGCTTCTACTTCTACACAAAAGAATGCAGCTGATATTGCTAGAAGAATCGATGCTGTGCGACAACTATAGAAGGCTGCAGTTTCCGGTACAGCAACCTTGGATTATGGGAAGACTTTACGTACTTCTCCTCAAGCGGATGCCACCCTTGAGAAAAATGCAACTCCAAGTGATGAAGCAGTGTCAGCCCCGAAGAAGATGAAGTATAGCCGGAAGGCCAAGTCTAGTTTACTTTCAACCAGTGCAAAGCCGATCAGAAAGAAGAAAGAACAAATTCCTCATGCGAAAACCCCCAATATTACTGGAGGTCTGCGATTACTATCCAGACCGATGGTCACTATGGCAAGAGTAACAAAGCGACTGATCAGAGGGATCAAGCTTCCCATAGAATCTGATGACAGGGGGACACCAATAGGTAAAAATGCTGCAGATATGCAATCGTACATTGGGGTCTTAGCACGTACGACGATCCCCATCATCTTTGATGATTGGAGGAATGTGGATGATGAACCTAAAGAGAAGATATGGGAAGCAATTCAGGTAATTTTTTTTCATCGACTTAATGAGTTATATAGGTCTTGACTATTATTTTCTGGTAATTTTAGTAAAAATAGCATTAGTTATAGGTCTTGACTATTATTTTTCTCTTGTTTTATGTAGGAGGCTTATGTGATCCCTCAGCAATGTAGAAGATTTGTCCTTAAATCTGCTTCAACCAAATGGCGGGAATTCAAGAGCACACTGACCACTCACTACGTTATGCCATTCAAGGACAGTCCCGAGAAGTTGGAAAATCCTCCTGATGATTATAGATGCATCCCCAAGCTGCATTGGTCGCTTTTTGTGGAAGATTGGATTAGTGAAGAATTTAAGGTTTGTGAACATGTTTTTATGTCCACCTTGTTGTTTAAGATGGCTTACATCCAATAAGATGTTAACATTGTGGTTCATGAATTCTATGCTTCACAGGAACTACGGGGAGTTCAAAGTGCAAAGAGAAAGCTTAACAAGTACAATCACAGGATGTCACTTAAAGGATATACTCAATCAAGAGCGGAATTGGTAAGTTTTGGTTGATAGCAAATATTTTTTCCTTAATCAAAATGTGTTCTACTTCTAACATGATTCTTCTTTATTATATTGTTGCAGGCTAAGAAGCTGGGAGTCCCAATTGAGATGCTGGACCGTGCCAGAATGTTGCTGAATGCACATTCTGACAAGGATGGTAACTTCTCATCACCTGAGGTGGCGAACACGGCCAAAAGAATTGTAAGTCCTGTTAGAATCACTCAGTAATTTACCATTGTTCAAGGAGTATGAAATTTAATATTAGTTGTTTTATGTTGTATGTTTAATGTTAAGCTTTTGTTTCAGGAAACCTTAAAAAAACAAGAATCTGAGGGATCACTTAACACAGTTGGGTCAACAGATGTCCTCACCTTAGCATTGAAGAAACCAGAGCATCCCGGTAGGGTAAGAGGAGTTGGGGGTTTTGTTCGACCTGATGTCGTCTTTGACTTGCCAATAAAGCGAAAAAGAGGTGGTGGTTCTCAGACAACCAGGAAAAGTATAAGGCTTATATTGGAGGAGGAGCAAGAGGAGTTTATGGCAGAATAAAAAGCAAAATGGGAGGAGGAAACTGAAAAAATGATACAGAAACTTGATGAAAAATGGAAAGCTCAGTTTGAGTCACTGTTGGGAAGGTTACAGTCTACCGGTGTGCAAATCCCTACACCTGTTACACCAGTGAACGAACTCAATTCAGGGAATGGGAGCTGTAATCCCAATTTCGAGAAGGTTCAAATGGCGACGGAAATAAATGCTGAGCTCAGCTCGATCAAGAAGAGATTAAATTTAGATGCTGAGAAGTTCGTGGAGGATGCGATTGACCCCCATATATGAAGTACCTGACCCTAAGCAGAATGAAGAAACAACAATGGACTTGGATGAGGTTACAGACTTTTCTCCAAAGGCTGCAAATTATATTACTCTGGTAATTTAACTCTTTTCTCCTTTAACTCCTCTCTGTTTCCATCATTAGGCTTTACTGCCAGCTATGAATTAAACGAATAAGATTTAAGTAATTTTTATTTTTCCATTGTTTGTGTTAGGATTTGACTTGTGATGAAAATGAGTGTCGACTGGCAGTAGATACGGTGGAAAATATAGTTGCCATTGCAAAAGTCATTGATGTCGGTGGTGAGTCAAGCAATCAGCTACTACATGGTGTGCCATTGGGCGAAAACAACGTGCGCGTTTCAGTTATACGGGCTATTGAAGGTGATGCCCTGGTACCGATTCCCGTGAGGGATGAGATTTTAACCGTGGACGATGCGGTTGGGAGCTGTGTTGCCTGGCCTAAGGACCTGGTTGTTACATATGGAGCAAAGGCTGTTACTGCAACAACTGAAACAAAGGTACTGCAATATATATGTTTGATGTACTTTATTTATGTGCAATTATATTTGAGTTTTTTGGACAATAGTTAATGTTTTAATTCCTCATTTAAGTTGCTAACATGCATTTTCTCTTAATTTTACAAAACAAAAAACCAAAACGTGGTTATGGCAGGAAGAAACCAATTCAACGCATTTAGGACAATGAAGATCTGGATAATTTGCCCCCGAATCTGCCGAAGGAATTGATTGACTTATGCAATTAGGCAAACACTTTTCTTAAGGAAGGGAAGACAGTGAACACTGTGTTTCAAGCAGATCTTTTTGGACATCCAAAGAAAGCATATATATGCAGAGCTGATGTTTACGCCATAGCCCACAAGAAAGAAGTATCGAACAGTGCTCTTTTCTTCTACATGAGGTAAATTATTATACTTGTTTACTGGTTCTTATATTTCATAATGGATTATGCGGCTGAATTATGAAGCATGTTTCTTTGTTTATTTTGAAGTAGTTATAATCATTTCATGTTGCAATATGTGTTTGTAGCTACTTGAATAAAGTGTTAAAGCAAAACAAGATGGAGGATATGATATGGTTTGTCGACTCTGATAAAGTCAGTGTAATTGGAAGTGGAACTCCCACAGCGAGGTCTCGTGATTTGTCTGTTATGTACAAGAATGGGAAGTCTGGGCAGATCTATTTGATTCCATATAACACAGGGTACGTAACAATGAACTAGATTTTGTGGGTACAAATGATTTAGTGCTTAAGACAAACATCTGGGATGACATTGTATGTTATTGCATAGTCAACACCGGACCTTGACGATTGTGAACCCGGAATTGGAAACCGCACGCTATATGGATCCACTGAAAAGGCGTCTGGATGGAAGTGAATGGCCTACTATTGTCACTGAGTAAGTGTCTGCTAGTTTTCCTATATGGTCTAGCCTTTTAGTATTACTCATTGATCAGTTTAGCCATGAAGATGCTAACTATTATTTTTTCTGTTGGAAGCTCCATAAAAATGTACAAAGGCCTACTGAAGAAGCAGCCTGGAAAGAAGAAAGCATCTCCATGGAAACCTCTACTTGTAAGCATTTTAAAACTTAGTAGTATATAATTTTACAGTATAATTTGATTTTTGTTTCTGTTTGATAAGCCTGATTCATAATTTTCAGGGTGCTCCGATACAAAAGGATGATGTGAGTTGTGGATATTACGTCATGCGCTACATGATGGAAATTGTGGAGGACAACAACATTGACCTTGATAAAAAGGTACTGCAATTTTGTAGATTAATCATGACCTGCTTATAAGTGATGGACATTGGTGATTTAAGTTTTTATGAATTAGCTAGCTCTTGGAACTAGTATGTTTATGTAAATCCATAGGATGGTGAGATTTAGGAACCATATATAAACTTTATATATACTTGTGTCTTCACATTTATGTATTTATATGGATAAACCTCGCAGTGGAATGGATGCGATTATATTCCAACTATACATCAGTCCCCCACACTTAGCTTTTGCTATTCCCTTAGCAAAATCAAACAAAAGACTCAATACACTCAAACCAGAAACTATACACTACAAAACTTAACAAACAAACAACTCTATTGCCCATAACATATTGTCTCAGAGTCTCCAATCTCATGGCATCAAAATTAGCACTCAATCAAGAATCATTCCATGAAGTTTCAGAAGCTAATTGCCATGCATAGATCACATACTTACATGTAGAACCTGATAGAACAATGGTGATATTTAAGCTCAGCATGTTTCAAACAAGTATGATTCATTCTCACAAGGTATGCACTCATTTTTCACTCAGATTTTCTGGCTAAATCACTCAGTAAGTATGCAAGATAGAATCAGAAAGCTTGCATTTATATGAACAAAAGCNNNNNNNNNNNNNNNNNNNNNNNNNNNNNNNNNNNNNNNNNNNNNNNNNNNNNNNNNNNNNNNNNNNNNNNNNNNNNNNNNNNNNNNNNNNNNNNNNNNNNNNNNNNNNNNNNNNNNNNNNNNNNNNNNNNNNNNNNNNNNNNNNNNNNNNNNNNNNNNNNNNNNNNNNNNNNNNNNNNNNNNNNNNNNNNNNNNNNNNNNNNNNNNNNNNNNNNNNNNNNNNNNNNNNNNNNNNNNNNNNNNNNNNNNNNNNNNNNNNNNNNNNNNNNNNNNNNNNNNNNNNNNNNNNNNNNNNNNNNNNNNNNNNNNNNNNNNNNNNNNNNNNNNNNNNNNNNNNNNNNNNNNNNNNNNNNNNNNNNNNNNNNNNNNNNNNNNNNNNNNNNNNNNNNNNNNNNNNNNNNNNNNNNNNNNNNNNNNNNNNNNNNNNNNNNNNNNNNNNNNNNNNNNNNNNNNNNNNNNNNNNNNNNNNNNNNNNNNNNNNNNNNNNNNNNNNNNNNNNNNNNNNCTACTATATACATGTGATCGTCTCTTTGCACACAAGAAAACACTAAATCAGATTCATATAATCAAGTAACTATGTAATTTCAACCCTAACAACCTAAATCATGCATATGGAGAAACGAATCAAATTCCATGTTTCAAGTAATTTACCGACGCGGACTTAACTACTTAAAACCCTTCTAACCTCTCATAGATATGTACCGACGCGGACTTCATATCCAAAATAGATCAAAGGAAGAACTTGAACATGTTAGAATGTAATTCACCGACGCGAACTTCAAAGACATCCTAGCATGCAACCTATAACTCCTTACCATTCTAGTTCATGTTTACCGACGCGGACTTAACACAAACAATGGCACATATTGATTAAGAACAAGTCATAAGTTGTCAATCACACATAAACATAATTTAGATCATCAAAAGCATCATCAATTACACCAACAACTCAAGTGTACAGATCTGATTTTCATGATTATAAGAACAAACTCAATCAAAAATCCAACTCATGAACACAAACGAATAAGAGAGATGGAAACAAACTAAAGTAATTGAATAGATAATAAAAGAAAACATGAGGTCTGAGTTTAGATTACACTTTGAGTATTGAAACAAGGAACTACGCCGAGAATTACAGAGGAGAAGGCACGGCAAGAGAAATCCTAAAACTAGGGTTTGTGTTTGGAGAAGAATTTCTGAAGGAGATGAAAGACGTTGTTTTTCTGCGGCCAAGAGCGACCCTTTCACGTCTCCAACTCCTCATACATATAGAGAACATATGAACAGCTGCTATTAGGGTTAGAGAACCTTTAATTTTCGTCCATGGGCTCGCTGTTGTGGTCTGGGCCTTGAAATTGAAGTTCCGGTCCAAATCAGAAATTCGGGCAGACTGACCTTTGGTCACTCAAACGGTCATAACTTGGTCACCAAAATAGCTATTGACGATCTGCGAAAAGTTCTGAAAACTAGACTCTTCTAGCTTTCTGCTGATATAAAGTTCATCTCCTGGATCGTTGTGAGCTGATCACAATTCTCTGTCGAAGTTGACTGACTATTCCTGGCAGATTTTAGATTTCTTTCCTTGCGCAATATGGATTCCTTTTCCTTCAAGATTTCTCCTCTTTTGCCTCTTTTGTGCTCCTCGGCTTTATTTGTGACCTAAAAGCACAAACTAAGTTAAAATCAATATTGTTAAAGGAATTACATAACTAAATAGGGTCGGAAATACATTAAGAACGTTGCATAGAATGCACCTATCAATCTCCAATAAACCGAGTGTTTTCTTTGCCTCACCTATATTGCAAGGTATTTCATTCCCATCGGGAAGGAAGGACTCAAACAACATTAGCCAATCGGAAATACAACCATCAGTCATTTCGTGCTTTGCTTTCAAATTGAACATTTCTACAAGAGCGTTCAATTTTGTCGACTTTGTACACCCAGGTACAAAGCTTTATCTCCATCTTCTACCAGCCTAAGGAACTCAACTGAGTCACAAGACATCTCCTCATCCTCATCTTCTTCACCCTTATTTTCTTCACCCTCTATATCCTCCAGCTTATCTACTGATTCAGAATCTCCGCCACTATCGCCCTCCATGGCAGCAGCTTCACCATGACAGTCCCAATTTTTGTAATCGGTCATGATGCCATTAAAATATACATGGCCCTTCATGATAGCAATGGTAAATCCACTATGATTACAGCACTTCATACAAGGGCAGCGTATGCTTGATTTTTAGGCAGCATTTGCCGACGCAAATTTGAGGAAATTTTCAAACCCAGTTTGAAACCTCGAAGATCTCCTATCAGCGAGCATCCAAGTTTTTTCCATCTTATATAAACACATAAAAATGGAATAATAACTAGTTTAATAACCAATCACAATCATTAAAAATAAATTGAGGATCAAGATAAACACTTGTACTAACATCATAATAACCACAATCACAACATGCGCATAAAGACAGAAAAATAACTACAACACTTAGGTACTGGAGCAGAGGACTGAAACAGCTACCCAAGTCGAGGTCATGCTTAAGTCTAATGTTTTCAGTTCAAATCAGTAACAAACACTTCAACTNNNNNNNNNNNNNNNNNNNNNNNNNNNNNNNNNNNNNNNNNNNNNNNNNNNNNNNNNNNNNNNNNNNNNNNNNNNNNNNNNNNNNNNNNNNNNNNNNNNNNNNNNNNNNNNNNNNNNNNNNNNNNNNNNNNNNNNNNNNNNNNNNNNNNNNNNNNNNNNNNNNNNNNNNNNNNNNNNNNNNNNNNNNNNNNNNNNNNNNNNNNNNNNNNNNNNNNNNNNNNNNNNNNNNNNNNNNNNNNNNNNNNNNNNNNNNNNNNNNNNNNNNNNNNNNNNNNNNNNNNNNNNNNNNNNNNNNNNNNNNNNNNNNNNNNNNNNNNNNNNNNNNNNNNNNNNNNNNNNNNNNNNNNNNNNNNNNNNNNNNNNNNNNNNNNNNNNNNNNNNNNNNNNNNNNNNNNNNNNNNNNNNNNNNNNNNNNNNNNNNTCAAGTTTCTTGTGATTCAACTTTTCAAACAAACATATTGCAATTAGTACTAGCATCAATGAAAGCATTTTATCAATCTACTGTCTGTTTCGTTAAAGTATTATACTAGATCAATTGAGAAAGAGAAAGAAAGTCAGATACCCATTCTCAGCGTATGTAATTCCCAGAATCCCAGACCCAGAAAAATAAGAGACTAACACACAACATATAACAGATCAATTGAGCAAAAACCCATCATTCATCACCTTCCGAAAGCAAAATTTCATAGAGAGAGAACAATCCAAATAAATTAACCAAGATGTAATCAATAATCATACCCACAGGAAAGTATCCTGCTTAATTCCTTTTGCTTCCAAACACAGGAAAGTAAAGACTTTCCTTTCCCAAGGTTTTGATTCCATGAACCAAACACAGCCTATAAGAAAGAGACTGGGTTACCTGATTGAGAGAGAAAACATGTTGTTGTGTTCGAGAGAG
The window above is part of the Fragaria vesca subsp. vesca linkage group LG2, FraVesHawaii_1.0, whole genome shotgun sequence genome. Proteins encoded here:
- the LOC101311944 gene encoding uncharacterized protein LOC101311944 — its product is MKRKFMMLSLLISGPKQPEKDIDVYLQPLIDDLKLLWQGVECVYDFVREETFTLKAVLFWTINDFPAYGNLSGSVTKGYNAYPICVHETKPIRLKHCNKMVFLKNRRFLRRNHPYRKQAAAFDNTIENEVAPEPLSGEEVLARVEGLPREFGKTQKPAKRGDQPRPCWKKKSVFFELEYWKYIPVRHILDVMHIEKNCCDAIIGTLLNIPGKTKDGAACRLDMVDMGIKTDLKVVAGEKKAKLPLASWNLLHHEKKIVCRSFFGMSVPTRFSSNISNLVSMEDLKMVGLKSHDCHTVMQYLLPVALRSVLEKPVRYAIIRFCLFFKAICSKVIDVSRLKQMQADLVDTVCLLEKFFPPSFFDIMIHLTVHLVREVEWCGLVFFRWMFPFERYMKELKGYVKNQHFPEGCMAEKYIVEEAVEYLEERIHSEGGITVGIPLTSKAGNYKQSREHNEYLELIYPNNVKNKKWMREKHNATFPDWLKERVANQLRLKSDKDSQTLRWMAAGPKNQVSTYAAYHVNGVDYNTKERDSV